The Procambarus clarkii isolate CNS0578487 chromosome 91, FALCON_Pclarkii_2.0, whole genome shotgun sequence region GTAGTATATTTTTCTGGGATTAAAGTAATTTAAAAGTACACCTGTATACATTCTATTTGCATGTACAGTGCACGTGTGTAAGcattaatgtatataattatccaagtgtaattacctatgtgtagttacaggatgagagctatgcttgtggtgtcccatcttcccagtactctttgtataTATGGATTGATAATAAGACTAACCTGAAGGAAGCTTCCGCAGATGGTTCACAGTTTCATCCTTGGCAGTGGTGGATAATGTAACTTTCTCATCTTCCAGGGTGTCACGAGTAATGACATctccactttcttcaccttctttGTTACCTAGACTGCAGGTCAATGGTTGTTGGTTAAATATATGATCTTGATACCTTCCTCATGAAATGTAGCCTATGAATACTcatacaaataaaaaaatatgactTAAAATCTTAAATTAGCATGCACACAAGCCAAATAATTACTAATCCAAATAAACCACGAGAGAGATGGCAACCGATTGTAAGAACCTGGTCATAAGAAATAATTATTTCTTCATCTGCCTATACCTACTGTTAATTTGTTTCCTTTGACAACTTCCTTTCCTTGGGCCTTCCCAATACATCTTGGTGACTATGGTCACTCATTACCTACTTTCAGCTTGCGCATGATGTGGAACATTTGAAAAAAATAATAGAAAATATTAACCTGGGCTTGTGGAGTCGCTGGGCCATGCGATGATGGAGGAGCGTTGAATGTGAAAGTGACAACTGGTGGAAGGCATCCTCCATTTTCCCTTCCTCTAATTCCCTTCTACCTGCCATAATATTGACATCTGCCAAAAACAGATGGACAGATTAAATGTACACATTTAAAAGACAGATTAAATGTACACATTTACACAATACCTGCATAAACTATAATGCAATTTTTCTTATACAGTATTCTTTTCACAAGGTTTGTATTATTAGACATTGAAAATATATTCCAAGACATGAGTATGGGGGCCACAACTTATTGAAAGAGCACCAAAAAATGGCACACAGTACAGGTTGATCATAAGTAATATAGGAACAAGATAACATTGAAGTAAGCCTACTGTCCTATGCAAAGCAGAAGAAACTACTTCCACCCATTCATTTTTAATCTATTTAACTGTCTAACTTATTCAAGACATTTAAACTACACTTCTATACATTTAAATTATTCCATCCATTCACAACTCCATTGCAAATAAATTTTCACTCATCAGTATGCAATTTTTGTAACTAAAGTCCTTGAAATTTTGCAGTGTCAATGTTACTGAGCATAGGTATCAGTAAATGAACAGTGATGCACCTGAAATAGTGCCAATTTTTTAATAATGCCCAAGAAGGTAGCTAAGGCTTTCAGGATTTCTTCCCAACATGGCAAATGATTGCCAGAGGTCTCTAGTGTTGAATGAGAACCACATAGAATATTTAGCAACTCTGAATATTAACTCAGAGAAATAATAAATCATTTACAAACAACAGGAGCATCATGGTCTATCATTTGAGAATAGCAGTAGCAGTTAAAAGGGTTCATGCCAGTCAATTTATCTTTGTAAAGAAGAATTCCTGATGGTGGAAATAAGCTTTAGCATCTCTCACTGTCATATGCTTTCTAAAGAGCTCATGTGCACTCTGTAGAATGATGACCATAACTAAACAGTATAAACCAAATGAAGTTGTACCAGAGCAAGCCGAGTCCTCCTCTGGGCTCAGGCGGTACTAATCTAGTTGTAAACCTTTAAACTTCCTCAAGTTTCTTTTCTGAGCTTCACAAGGTGtgggttccatgctggtgctTCATACTCAAATAATGGACTCATATAGGCAGTGTGTGCAGACTTGAAACTTCCTTAGTTAGATTCTTAAATGATGTTTGCTCTCTTCCCATATACAGATACTGCTGTTATCCCGTTCACATGAACTTTTTGGTGCAAGTACACTAAATTTGGTGTACACCAATTTGGTGTATTTGGTGGGTGAGTTTGATACTACTAGCACTGCTAGAAGTAACAAACTTGTATCTAAAGTATATGTCCATGTATACTTAATTTATATAACAATAATGCCGTTTACGAGTCTTCACGCATATACAGTATACTTAGTACTGAAAAAGTGAAAACTAGCATGAGTGATACACAAGGTACAAACCTGTGGTCAGAGCACTTGGTATGATTGATGCCATCTCTGTTAGCGATGAGGCCCCAATCTTTGCTAAAATGGTGCTAGTTAAGGTTTCTATTGATGTAGCCATCTGTAAATGAGATTTAAAATAAAATTACATGACGCTCAAAACAAATTTTTTTACCATGTACTGGTACTGTATGCATTGGTAAAATTACTTAACAATTACAGTAACAACTCACTAATTCAAACCTTAGTAGTCTGGATCTATGGGCCAAGGCCAAAAAATTGCATACTTGGAGATGGGCAGAGCAACAAATTATCGAGGGGACAGACCTTGCTGCCAAACCTTAAGGAAAGTCAAAGAACCACACAGGGAGGGGAAGGGTCTAAACAACAGCGAGGAGGACTATTAACTTGGGCAAAACTGGCCACACGAGATCCTGTTAGGAAATgaaagcagcagcagctgggcCACAGAAATAGGAACACATAAGCTTGCCACTCCCAAGCTAGGTGAAACACACCCTCCACAAATGGTGCACAATTCACAAGCAGCACTCCATAAATTGGAAGCTGGTAGAACCACAGAGTGGTAAACAGGCCCACCCATAGACAGCCAAATGAAATCCAAAGTCTGAGGTAAGAGACCTCCCCATCATTATTTCTCATGCCACTAAAACAGATGGAAAGGAAAGAGACTGATTGCAAGAAAGGTCAACATGCAGTGAAAGAGAACAGAACTAAGGACCAAACCCCAAAATCCAACAGCAGGGCTACCCTCAAAGACCAGCCCCACAGAGGAAGGAACCCAACTTAACAGCCCATTTTCCCTTTAGGAAGCCTCAAAATGGTAATGGTGTAATTCAAAAGACATAGAGCAAAGCCATGCTGGAGACAGATGCACTGAAGTGCCAGCAAGACTGCCACAAACATGCACACACATAAAAGTGCAGATGCTGCAGACAAGGAGGCTGTAATGCCAGGTGCAGAAAGAAAGGAAGACAACGCCCCACAACCAGGAACTGGTGAACCTTTGAGGGGGGAGATAGTGCATGGGGTAATAATAACACAGTGGCAAAGATAATAAATGAAAATTTACAGTACAGGTATTTTTTCATTAAAAATTGTCTGACATATTTACAGAAatagttttttttatatttatggaAATACAGTATGAAGAGTTCATTCACACTCAGGCTCAACTCTGTTCAAGCTACAGTATAACTTCCAATTCTCAGGGATGTAGCCCAATGCATCAAAACATTAAAGCAATTGTTATAAATTTGAATCATTCATTGACTGTCGCAGCCAAAGAATTGAGGAAAGAAAAATTGATGATCGGTCAGAAATCTGTACTTTAATAAACTTAACTAACCATCTAacgaactaatctaacctaaataAACCTAATGTAATGTAACCTAATAATACTTGTACAGTAGTTGCAACAGATTGGGAAACCTGCAAAACTTTCCCCATCCTAACCTAAGATATTAAGTGAAAAGgtatgtttttattgcacatgTCAACAATTCAGTGCAACTTGGAGCCGTTTCATGGACACAGTACATGTATATTCATTACAATATACAGAAAATCAACAAAATTATTGTTAAATCTTATATTGCTTTTCACACTGCTTTTTAGTATTTTTATGAATTATTGGAAACACTTTTCCTATGCATTTTAGTGATAAAGATAAACCAAAATCTCATTTTATGATTtacactaaaaatcatctaacgtACCAAACTAATCCAACTtagacctaacctaatctaatacaTGTAGCcggcatgtattttaaaaatgtaCTTTATCCAGCCGTAACCGAGCATAAAGCTACCAGTATCTATGTGGGGTTTGGACAGCAAGTGAGCTTTGTGGAGGTCTTGTGTACGATTTGACCACCTCCCCCTGTACCTGTGCTGTCCTGGCCATCTCTAATTACGGGGACTGTACGATATTAAGTGCCACCCGCCCTTACTTCGTGTGTGAGTTGTGCAGCTCACACACGAGCTGAAAAGTTGAGTTGTAAAGAGGTGTGGAGGCCGCCACGTGAGAGTATGAGGAGAGGGCGACGGGTTCCCTGAGATAGTCTTGAAGGCGGCCGCGATGTTTTGAATTTGGTGTCACTCCAGACTCTAAGTACAGGTCGTGCTACAGTGAATATCATGAAgacatatattttattaatacTATATATATCGTACGTTGCTCAATCCTTGAATTTATATTtaacagatatttatttatttaaatattttacacTCAAGAAATAAATAGGATGACTACAAAACATAATGTACCTGAAACTCGCAATTTTGTGAGCTGGGTTTAGGACTACTGGGTCAACCTTGGCGAGGAGTGGACGTCTGAACAGCTGTTCCGCCTGGACGCCGCCGGTTAACACAACATTATTTGTCCTTTGGGTCGCCATACCGCTGTCTGGCATTCCTCTTCAACAGCCCGCTTTTGACACCTGACGCCCTTATCACCAGGGGTCTCAGGGAAGATGATAGATATTTTGTTTTCCTGTTTTCTGGCTGGTACTTCGGGAGGGGAGTTGCCCGTCGGTGTCTTGGCCGATAGGTgccgggtcttggtgggctcctcatGTTCCCACAGGGGTGGTGACAGCTGGTCATTgctctgctggtgggtcactggaagatgAAATTTTGCACATTTGGTTTAGAGTATTGGGGGCTTTCGTGCCTTCGGGTCGTTTGGCTTTGACTTATTCGGGTACCCACTGGTGTGGGTACTGGGGGTCCCCGGGTGTGGATAGACTGTTTTCCAGTTGGCTCTGTGTTGGGTGCGTACTGACTCTTGGTCTCCTGTGGGATGACTGTGTTTCACTGAGCCCCTGCCATGTGGTGCATTTCGCAGTTCTTTGCAGGAGGGTGcagtaatttttttattttctttaccCCGCTGTTTAGCCTCCTTGCTTCTGAGTTTTTCCCCAACTCATGGGAACATTGGGATGCATATGGCCCTGTGCTATAGCCATCCCTAACTCTACAACAACATACTCTGGGGAGAGTTGTTTACTGGTACTGGTCTGCTACACACTTCGAAATCTACTCTTCCCAGCCATCCGGGTTGGACAGTTTTATTCTTTTGTGTGGTACTGCTTTTGTGGATACCTAGAGTATCTCCAGCTTCTCTACCCTCTCTCAACTCCCCAGTGCTGGCCTCAGGTGGCCTTGGTTCCCAGTTGATCACCTGATCAACTTTAATCCCTCACTAAGGGATTAAACGATGACCACCCTTAAACCAGGTCCCTATCAAAAGGTGACTCCTCCAGACAAAAAGACACCAAGGAAAAGCTGGGTAAATAGCTCTGCTAGACTTAATCAGCTGTGAATATATAACTAATTTCTTATTTAGCATATTAATTGGAAGTACTTTACTTTCAGCTAGTTAGTACTGTAGCTTTCAGCTACAGTATATGAAAATTTTAAGCTAGTTACTACACAAAGGCTTGTGGTGTTCACAGATACCTCAAATTAAAATGGTAAGTTAACCAACAAAGTAGATGAGTTGTGTACAAGAATCAATTTGATCAAAGATATTGTCTTTATAAATTGTATATTTTATGCACGCTTTAATAGTTAAATATAATGAGCAAAACTACCGAGAAATACCTTTGGATTCCAGCAAAATGTGGCAACAATATTTACTCAACATTTTCTTGAATAGGATTTGAGGTCATCTCAAGAGTGTGACTTGTGGGCTCAGCATATACCTCTGCCACATTTATTAGATGTGACTGTCCAGGTGCTGGAAAATTGTGATAAGAAAAGTGCTCTGTCATCAAACTATTTGGAAGATATTCTTCCAAACTTGTGCTTTGCATTGCCTCATAATTCTAAGGGATGTTCCCAGCTTCTCCAGTCACTTCCCCTGTAAGTGGAATTATGTACTGTATTCCTGTTAAAAATACCTTAATGTTTTGCCATGTTCTCATATGTACGACCCTGCTATGTCATTGGGTATCAAATTTTGTAGTCAGGAAGGTATGACAATTAACAACAGCACTGACATTTTCAAGCATCCCTTGATTAGATGACTGGAAAATATAATTTATGTTTTGCATGCCCAATATATAAAGTTGTGCAAATTTAAATACTGTAGTTCATACATTTTATTTCTTGTTAGAAACACTtagactgtgttatacaatatccAGTTAACTTGTTGCTCTTGGTTTGCATCCAAATGGCAACAAAATTTAATAATGAAAGGATGCTGTACACAAAATTAggattatatttttatttataggtTAAAGTAAACTGTACTTAGTATTTCAGGCAAGGCTAATACATGCTGGTGTTTATTTATACATGATTCAATAGTAAACTTTAATATTGTTTATTACGTTTCCAGAAGTAGTACAGTATGGAATAAGCTTGAAGAAGGGTTGTCTAACAAGAAATATCTCCCTATAGAAGTTAGTGTCATGCTCTACAAACAGCATCCCTCTTCACTAGAAAGAGAAATGCTGCGTGTTCTCACTCAGTATGCAGCTGTGTACAAAGGCGATTGGTGCAACGATGTAACATTAAGCATAGCTTACTTCAAATCACATGGTGAATCTTTTGGCGAAGATTCATCTCGTGACATTCAGACAAATAGAACACAGTCTGACAGTAAAAGTCAGTCACAATGTAATAAAATTAATTTTTGGGCAAACTCTCCTGTGATATGTGCAGCAGCTCATAGCCATTCTGTATTTACCTTAGGTTTAAAGATTCTTTTTAAAATTGTTGCAAAGACCAATTATTCACTAAGTTGTATATTTGGATGCAGAGACTATTTTGCAGAACTTTTAATTAAAGTGAACAGAGAATTATATGAATTCTTCCCTACAGATATGCAGCATTTTGTTTACCTATTAACATTACCAGTAACTACTGGGCAAGGAGCAAAATATTTTCAAAATTATTCACAGTTATTCGTTGTTCAGAGTGCGTTGTTAAAAGCTCtagagagaggtggtgatagtgccgCTACTATTCGCACCTTATTGTGTTTCTTCCCATATTGGCTACCAGTACTTTACCAAAAtcagttttgggacaaatatttaAAACAAGAGTGGTGTGAGCTTCCAAATATTTCATGAAGACATAATTAAATAATTCCATATCTATATTACAATAATTTATTGTGTGCTGTAAATGGTTAATAATCATGCTTTTCTTGATGCTTCCCATTTGTATGCTACAGATTTTATTCTTTGGTTTGAAGAAGCAGTTCATATCGTAAAGATAGAAGCTCttgctaaaaacaaattataatGGGTACTCACTTAAGAGGCCCAATTCATATTTTTAGCatttttactattattattattgccatTAGCCTAGATTATTAGCTATATTTTGAGCTTAATTTGAAGGCAATTGGTATTTGTACAATTTTTCTCTTAAAGCTATATAGATTACAGTagattacagtactgtacagtatatacaagtCATATGGGAAGTTATGTACAACGTAAGCTATTAGACACCCAACCTATACATCTGAAAATAAAGGGAGTGACTATTTCAGTCCAGGATGGATCAAAAGATTGCCAATTCCTTCATTTTTaattgtgggttgggtgtctaattttctgccacgttattgtgatttagtGTCCGCAAAGTGATTTATATAATTAAAACGGATACTGTTGAGGATTTTTGTTAGGACACTTCAACTCTCGAAccccagttcttttatttttattcCTAGACTAAAAGTTGTTAATTTGATTAAATTTGAAATGTAATTATAAACAACAGGGGGCATTACAATTCTGTAAGAGGTACTAGTATTTTGAAAAACACTTTTGTTAATAATGAGATTTTTttgaataaaaatattaaaattaattGAAAATTTTATTATTAGGCAACTTTTCTAATTTGTTTGCTATCACAATTATTGAACTTTATCTAAAAAATATGACTGTGCAGTAATATTTGTAAAACCTTTGAATTTATTTTTTTAAGGTTTAATTAGTCAtatgttttttttaaactaatataaaaatatatagtaTCTGAAAACCATCTTGAAGAATAAACTTGATTTGGGCCCTTAAATGAAGTTAATCAAAGTAACAATAAAATCTAAAGTTTCTAATACTGTTGGCATAATTTTAAATAATCTTGAAGTTTTGAGTTATTCAGTTGACAGGTTTGTCCCTAGAAATTgcattgtaagtgtgtgtgtgtgtgtgtgtgtgtatatatatatatatatacagtatatatatatatatatatatatatatatatatatatatatatatatatatatatgtcgtacctaatagccagaacgcacttctcagcctactatgcaaggcccgatttgcctaataagccaaattttcatgaattaattgtttttcgactacctaacttacctaacctaacctaacctatctttttcagctacctaacccaaccttacctataaagataggttaggttaggttaggtagggttggttaggttcggtcatactgtatatctacgttaattttaactccaataaaaaaaaaatgacctcatacataatgaaatgggtagctctatcatttcataagaaaaaatttagagaaaatatattaattcgtgaaaacttggcttattaggcaaatcgggccttgcatagtaggctgagaagtgcgttctggctattaggtacgacatatatatatatatatatatatataatattcgaaGAGAGGAATGAGaccaagtacagtatatatataatatactgtactgGTTTATATTGAACGCTCCTTTCTTTCCTCCCCACATCCCTCTCTTCTTCCCAACACACATTTTCCTTCCACACACTCCTTCCCCACTCTCACAATAAGTGCTCATTCCAAAGACATTATCATCCTTTATGCAATATTCTGCTTACATTTTCTTAGCTACAATTGATCCCAAATAGtctactaataataatacagtGCTGTACTGTAATGAAAGTCTTACTAAAAAAATACAGACCGTTCTTAAGGTAAGTAATTCTAATGAATGATCAACCTCCCTGGTTAAACACCTCGATATTTATCTAGATATTAGTGATGCTCTTAAGACTTAATAAGGTTCCAATAATAATCTATATGAACTTGTCCTAAACAGAATATTCCCAAATTATAACTGTATTGCATTATGAATTACAAACAGTCCCTGTggtgaagtggtaagacactcgcctggtgtttcaCGAACACTTTGTcctggattcgtatcctggcccgggtaggatttactgggcatcaatctttaactgtagcctctgtttacccaacagtaaaatgggtacctggtggtTTAACGATTTGGTGGATCATATTCCagagaacataggattaaggacttgcccgaaatgctatggctCATCAGATTTCCCACAGGCTTATCA contains the following coding sequences:
- the LOC123773903 gene encoding uncharacterized protein isoform X1, producing MTTLKPGPYQKVTPPDKKTPRKSWDLRSSQECDLWAQHIPLPHLLDVTVQVLENCDKKSALSSNYLEDILPNLCFALPHNSKGCSQLLQSLPLSSTVWNKLEEGLSNKKYLPIEVSVMLYKQHPSSLEREMLRVLTQYAAVYKGDWCNDVTLSIAYFKSHGESFGEDSSRDIQTNRTQSDSKSQSQCNKINFWANSPVICAAAHSHSVFTLGLKILFKIVAKTNYSLSCIFGCRDYFAELLIKVNRELYEFFPTDMQHFVYLLTLPVTTGQGAKYFQNYSQLFVVQSALLKALERGGDSAATIRTLLCFFPYWLPVLYQNQFWDKYLKQEWCELPNIS
- the LOC123773903 gene encoding uncharacterized protein isoform X2, whose protein sequence is MDLRSSQECDLWAQHIPLPHLLDVTVQVLENCDKKSALSSNYLEDILPNLCFALPHNSKGCSQLLQSLPLSSTVWNKLEEGLSNKKYLPIEVSVMLYKQHPSSLEREMLRVLTQYAAVYKGDWCNDVTLSIAYFKSHGESFGEDSSRDIQTNRTQSDSKSQSQCNKINFWANSPVICAAAHSHSVFTLGLKILFKIVAKTNYSLSCIFGCRDYFAELLIKVNRELYEFFPTDMQHFVYLLTLPVTTGQGAKYFQNYSQLFVVQSALLKALERGGDSAATIRTLLCFFPYWLPVLYQNQFWDKYLKQEWCELPNIS